gtaataaaattctctttttatcCTGTCCTTGttgtattcttattttctctaaaacctgcCAACGGAGTTGTGCTACTCTGTGGCagtttgtgaaaaaatgtttggcaaGCCATGTTTCTTTCTTATATTTACTTGAAGCTGTTAGCTcgacattttcacttttttgggGTTGATAATTGCGGATAGTCGATTTATGTTCATTTAGCCTTGTTTTTATGGGTCTCGAAGTCTGCCCTATATAGGCTAGGCCGCATGGACATTTAATGCAGTAAATCACGTCTGAACTATCGCATGTGAAAAATCCATTGATTTCATGTTTCGTACCCTGCTGCGGGTGTGTAACTGTGTTGCCAGGGATTATTCCGTTACAGTGTCCGCAATTCCTGCAGGGAAAAGTGCCTTTATTGTGCGTTAAATCACCCATCTGTAGCTTACGTTTCTGAGGTTTAATTAGTTGTCCAATATTCTTACCCCTTCTGTAAGAAAAAAGAGGGGGAGCCTGGAACATATGCCCaaattttgcatccatttttagTATATCCCAATGTTTTAAGATAGTATTACGAATGGCCTTAGAATTTTTATCATAAGAACTAACAAAAGGGATTCGTGATGTTGTGGATGTAGATGGAAGCTTTTTTTTGGTTAGTAGTTTATCCCTAGGGATTCTACGTACCTCCTCATATTTTTCTTGTAGGCTTTCTAtattgtgtcctttttctttaaattttttaatcattttagttGCCTCAGCTTCGTATAGGTCATCCGTAGATGCAATGCGTCTTGCTCGTAAAAATTGGCTTTTTGGGAGACCTTTTACTAAGCCAGGTGGATGAAAACTATCACTAGGTAATAGATTATTTCTGTCCGTGAGCTTAGTGAACACGCTTGTAACAAATGCTGCACCTGTAGATTGAATATTCACATCCAAAAAGTGTATGTCTTTGGGGCTAAATTCTAGGGTGAATTTAATCGAAGCATGTACTTCATTGAGATATCTGAGAAAATTCTCCAAGGTTTCACGGCTGCCTgaccaaagaaaaaaagtgtcGTCCATGTAGCGCATATAATCATGGATGTACTGTGTGTACTcattattgcaaaatataaaacttttttcaaaataatccatgaagatgttggcataggcaggtgccatgttCGCACCCATGGCGCAGCCTTGCAATTGTAAGTAAAAATCCTGGTTAAATTGGAAGTAATTTTTTCTCAGTACAATATCCAACAAATCACAGATGAAATTTATTTTATAGCTGGGTAATTTCCCCTGGGACAGGTATGAACGAATGCATTCTATTCCTTCATCATGGGGTATAGACGTAAAAAGGTCTTTTACGTCtaaagaacagaaaaagaaatcactCGATGGAAATGCTACCTTCTCTAGCCTAGTCAAAAAATCGGTGGTGTCGATTAAGCATGTGGTTAAAGTGGGAagaatttcctgcaaaaacaTATCGATGTAAATGGCCAGGGGTTGCCATATAGAGTTCACGTTGGAAACGATAGGCCTGTAAGGAGGGTTTGTTTGGCTTTTATGGATCTTAGGCAGGAAATACACATATGGAATGTTAGGATGTGCATTAAATAGTAAGCGATATATATCTTCAGTAATTAAACCTTCCAAAACCGCCGAATTTAGAAAAACATTCAACTCGTTTTTAAACTTCAAAGTAGGATCGCCTCCTAACATTTTATACAGCATATTATTATTCAAATGGCTTTCTGCTTGCTTATTGTAGTCAGCGGTATTAAGCATTACAATGCCCCCACCTTTGTCGGCTTTTGTTATAATTACATCCGAATTAGCCTTTAATGATTTCAAAGCCAATCTTTCATTTGCAGAGATATTacatctttcttttttattttgtttctgtaagATTCTATTAACATCCAACGTCACCACTGTTTCAAATGCCTCAATTGCATGGAAATTGCCCGGGGGCACAAAATTACTTTTTGagcccaatttattttttaatgcagcCACAGTTTTATCGTTGGGTGTAATAGAAGGCCTATCGCAAAAATATGCCTTCAATTTAAGTGATCTTACAAACTTAAACAGATCCACGAGTGTAGGGAATGAGGGGGCCGTGAAAGATGGCACAAAGTTCAGTCCTTTACTAAGTGCTGAAAGTTCAAACTTGCTGGGACTGTATTGAAAGAGGTTGAAGATAGTATTTACCTGCGGTTCGTTTTCTTCCGCGTGGTTTGTTGGGACGCTGTCTCGTGCCTTTCTTCCCCTCCTGGTTTTGCGTTTTGTGTGCGCCGACCTCCTCCTAAAAAAGAGACCGCAGAGTGCTGTGATCCAGCTGGCGATGACTGTGACAGTTCCAGCGATTGTTCGGATGCTCTGTCTGTTGAGATCGCAGATGAGGTGCGGTATCTTCGCGTAGTGCGCCTGTAATCTTTCCAGGAATAGACCTCCCCCTTGCTGTAATCGATGGTGTCTCTTCTGAATTTGCGAAGCTTTACCTCCAGGATGTCGCGCTGTAACCGCTCCATCTTTACTTCCAACTCTCTCAGCATCATGGCATTGGATTCTGCGCTGTTGCGATATTCTTCCTCCATGGTATGTAGTTGCTGCTTTAACTCTTTCGTTCCTGTCTGCAACTGTTGTATGGTAAGGGTTATCAGGTCCAAACTGCAGCGATTCAGTATTCCTTGCCACTTCTGCAGAAACTCCTGGTTGTCCTTGAAAAGTGCAGGTTGTAGCATGACCCGCAGTCCTCGTGGGATCCGTTGAGCTTTGGCATATTCGGCAAGGGAGGACATATGCAATGCCCATGATATTTCCCTGCGTTTAAGGTTTTCCAATTTACGGAGAACTTCTGTCCCACTTAATGTAGTAGATGTAGGCAGGCTCTGTGTAGCGTTGAGGATTTTCTTTCTCTCAGCCTCAGAGAAGCAAAAAGTGTCAGCCCGACGATCCGTAGTTGCGGCAATGTCCGCAAATGACATAGCGGTATAGTAGCAGGGTGCTGAGAGCTTGTAGCCGAACAATCAGTACAAAGTAGTAGTAGCTCACGCACACCTGTTCTGTGTAGATAATTCCAATTTccttggtgcacagtgatagaggtaaccggcaacctcaaatctgatactaagaaaaggcacactggcacacaagctgtgaatgcaggtgaacaccttgcaaagatttattaccggaagtgcaacgtttcggggcaagcccctttgtcaagcatacaggaTCTGTGTAAGGTGGTACATTTATAGGTGATTCAATCAGTTAATTGACAGGTGCAATCAATTAGTGAAATTAAACAATTGTTTAAACAGCAATTAGCTAATAGCATTTAGTTACTGTGATGCAAATACAAtgaaaaagcatataaaaaaagTCTTATAGTTCTCTGAAAcgaataatgaaaaagaaaaaaatgaaaaagaaattaacCCAAGGCTTTGGTTCATTTCCCGTATAAtaaaaggtgtttaatcatatgctggggtactgtattatacacaggggaggaggaggcatatggatgtatggttatgtcttaatatgacttaacttttttcacatatgagtgacatccttgccaggacaGACACAAGATAGTTtgacaccctaggcaagagcttcaatcagtgccccctgtcctgcattaccatttccctccttatcatgatggtttttaaataaagagagcaagaaaatgtacaacactttttcatttatattactgccccctgtacctgtaccagtaagctcagcagccattcatcatacagccctccagcagccatcatattaccccccaatctttacctgtgtcagcagcagccaaaaataaatctgatcacatcatattgcccccaagtatttatgtacctgtgccagcgcccagcagcaacagcaaatatatgggccccaaatctgtacctggctgtaccagcaggaagcttcacactttacagtaatagaaagaaagtcttcagttcagtgcaactgtgcaagtctgagagcagcgagagtcacaccaagcagccccccagctctctgcctctctctgtcacccaacacatcagtgacgtcattgacgcgtgtacgcacatcgcgctgcaccgcacagaaggagcgaTTACCTGCTGGcaagaaggggaaggagatggattccatccgactgagtgaccatgattactgaaacaaatgattaaataaacgcttgaaaaaagtgcacccctcaatgatggcgtcctagacagccgcctactctgcctacacctagttccagccctgatccctgcagtgagcaccaaccatttgtttttttggtgtgttattaatgtggacatggtcttgcggtaacatgggtgtggtttaaagtgggtgtggtctaaaaacagggagtggctaacactggcttccgttatcggccctccaccatgtagattggaaaaaatccggccctcagtaccatagaagttggacagcactggtctggGGTATTTTTTCTGCATCTGGTAGAGGTGAAGAGAGGACAGCAAAGTATGGGACTGAGTTAATTAGACCTAATTACAACATGAACCAAAAGTGCCTGTGTTTTGTGCAAGAGCCGATGTTCTGTTTTAGCAGCTCTAGTCTCTGAAGTAAGACAACTGGTCTGCAAGTATTATTTCTATCCTTCCTGAGTACATTATACCTTGAGCACCTAGACTGGCGCTATCCACAGTTGTCCGAGCTTGTACCATGCTgaaatgctttatatttttaagaaTCCATTATAGTGACTAGGGAAGGATGGGCTGGGGAGACATTCTTACTAATTACCtgtaaaatcacttgaaaatgcATCTATAGAAGGAACTGTCCCCAGAGAACCCACAGAAGAGTCTTTCATGTTACCCACCATAGTAACAGACCATGAACCCAGTGAGCTCTTTGCTATTCACTGATCCCTAAATATGccagggaaaaaacatgtttttattttctatcctGATAAAAtaagctttctttctttctttctttttttcttccttccttccttccttccttccttccttccttccttccttccttccttccttcctttctttctttctttctttctttctttctttctttctttctttctttctttctttctttctttctttctttctttctttctttctttctttcttcctttctttccttACTGCTACTTCACAGCCCACACAGGAAGAAGAACATGGCCTCTTGGgctacaaacaaataaaataattttgacacacacacaggacaTTTTTTGAGGTTTGTGTTCCTAAAGCACTCTCTTTGTCTCAAATCTCTCCATTTATTTATTCTACTGGGCACCATTAAGCTAATATAATGTGAAAGAGGCCTAACTTGGGGTGCATTCTTATGTTATGTTCATGTTGAtctacaaaacaacaaaaattattttgaaaaagtgcaaaacaattaCTTTAATTACTTACTTTATAGATCTAGCCAAAAGTTTCTGAGAATCAAACTGCAAAGGTTTCCAACCTGAATGTGTTCAGGTTGAAAAATCTAAATACTCCCTAGAACTTCTTATAATGAAACCTTGTGTGTTGTCCATCTAATTCCAATGCCACATCACCCATCATCTTGCAACTATTTTTCTAAGTTCCCCTTTCCCACTGTTCATTGAATTGCAGTCCCTTTAGCTTCTATTCCCTTATTGTATTTGATGCCTCTATTTAGTCAATTTCCTTTCTTTCACATCCATCAATTATTTAATGCTTTCCTTCTGTTGTACTGCTATCATTTGCCCTGACCTCAGCTTTCCCCATTCAGCTTATAAAAGCCATAGCTCCTTTTATCTGACCCTTTTATTCTCTCTGTCCTCTTCATTTTGTCATTCACGGTACAGTAGGTCTTGCTGCCCTGTCACTTCAATGACTTTGCTACCTTGCAGCTTGATCACACATAGGAATTTATTGTTTGattcaaaaactcagaaaacccaCAAATATTTGGTTAAGATCagggggttattttatttatgtgaatAGGCTTGTTTTACCTACAGCAATTTTTCTAAAAATGACTGAAAAATAACAAAGattgttaaataaaatgtattataatttagCATGACGGCCAGTaatatatttactgacatatcTGGTACAACTTGACAGATAAAATAATCGTACATATTATTTATGACACATTACAGTTTATTTTGAAGAACTGAGCCATTGAGCATTGAATTAATTGATGAAAGGAGCATGCTGTGTCTTCAAAGCCTTTTACTAGATTTTCATATGGTGTTTCCAACTGTCATAATAGCCGTGCAGTACTTGGACTTAAATAAAGCTGCTCTGTTTGTCTGGATGAACGTTTGTGAATTTAATATTCCAGTCAAAGCTCCTGTGCTCATGAAATCTGGCAATTTAGGAACCAGAAAACAGACTAAAGCCAcgattaaaaaaatggaaatgcatTTGTAGATATCATCAAGAGTATAAAGGCAAAATACTATGAAACTTATTAACTGTGAATACATAGAATAGTTTTTGGGTTGATAGTACACTGCATCATAGCTTTACAAACAATTAGCAGTTCACAATAGGGATAGCTCCATCTCTCTCCTCCTaacttcattattattatgagaGGGAATTTTACAGCAAGCAAGACTAATCTTGGGACAAAATTACTAGTCTGTGAGTAGGCACTGCCAATACTAACTGGTAAAAAAGCACGTTGTGGAGacaaaacattaaagggaatctgtcatgattttatggtgttgtttttacttttaaattacactgtttacactgcacataattcactctaccatgtaaaatttaattcctgaaccagttgttatattggtgtgtaggtgcatctcaggtcattttgcttggtcatgttggcaggctgttgtttctcctactcaatgtaactgaatatgtcaaagtgggacctggattttactattgagtgctgttcttagatctaccaggcagctgtaatcttgtgttagagagctgctatctggttaccttaccattgttctgttgttagaatcgaacttgcagtacagcagtaaagaatgattgaagtttatcagagcacaagttacatgcctgggagcagctgggaaactgacaatatgtctagccccatgtcagatttcaaaattagatataaaaaaatatgtttgctcttttgagaa
The genomic region above belongs to Xenopus laevis strain J_2021 chromosome 5L, Xenopus_laevis_v10.1, whole genome shotgun sequence and contains:
- the LOC121393841 gene encoding uncharacterized protein LOC121393841, producing MSFADIAATTDRRADTFCFSEAERKKILNATQSLPTSTTLSGTEVLRKLENLKRREISWALHMSSLAEYAKAQRIPRGLRVMLQPALFKDNQEFLQKWQGILNRCSLDLITLTIQQLQTGTKELKQQLHTMEEEYRNSAESNAMMLRELEVKMERLQRDILEVKLRKFRRDTIDYSKGEVYSWKDYRRTTRRYRTSSAISTDRASEQSLELSQSSPAGSQHSAVSFLGGGRRTQNAKPGGEERHETASQQTTRKKTNRR